From one Lotus japonicus ecotype B-129 chromosome 3, LjGifu_v1.2 genomic stretch:
- the LOC130746938 gene encoding probable protein phosphatase 2C 52: protein MGCCVSTRSKSTCSSRSNGERVSPSCLEVGFCGQKRATRRTFSDHVISLHHLPSLPSRIFANGKSRGSCIFTQQGRKGINQDAMIVWEDFMSEDMTFCGVFDGHGPHGHLVARKVRDTLPLKLLSFLHSGESKRNGSGKGCFKGNIKPDSGESENDCSAEDKLNSTWREALMKAYKAMDKELRSHPNLDCFCSGSTAVTIIKQGSNLFMASIGDSRAIMGSKDSNDSMVAVQLTVDLKPDLPREAERIKRCKGRVFALQDEPEVPRVWLPFDDAPGLAMARAFGDFCLKEYGVISIPEFSHRQLTDRDQFIVIASDGVWDVLSNEEVVEIVSSSPTRASAARTVVNSAAREWKLKYPTSRMDDCAVVCLFLDGKMDSESDYDEQGFSSATIQSNHSGNPIESDDGQKSEPCLQRNFTVRSSEEDETNGAVPVDVEDATSYADDQNWSGLEGVTRVNSLVQLPRFSEERPNS from the exons ATGGGTTGTTGTGTCTCAACAAGAAGTAAAAGCACTTGTAGCAGCAGGAGCAATGGAGAGAGGGTCTCTCCATCTTGCTTGGAAGTTGGATTCTGTGGGCAAAAGAGAGCAACAAGGAGAACATTTTCTGATCATGTTATTTCTCTACACCATTTACCCTCCTTACCCAGCAGAATTTTCGCTAATGGAAAGAGCCGCGGGTCCTGCATATTCACGCAGCAAGGCCGCAAGGGTATTAATCAGGACGCCATGATTGTGTGGGAA GATTTCATGTCTGAAGATATGACCTTTTGTGGTGTCTTTGATGGCCATGGTCCACATGGTCATCTTGTTGCACGCAAAGTGAGGGATACCTTGCCATTGAAACTGCTTTCATTTTTGCATTCTGGTGAATCAAAGAGAAATGGGTCGGGTAAAGGTTGCTTCAAAGGGAACATAAAACCTGACAGTGGAGAGTCTGAGAATGATTGTTCTGCCGAGGATAAACTGAACTCGACATGGAGAGAAGCTTTAATGAAGGCATACAAGGCTATGGACAAAGAACTCAGGTCTCATCCAAATCTAGACTGCTTCTGTAGTGGGAGCACAGCCGTGACTATAATAAAGCAG GGTTCAAATCTGTTCATGGCCAGTATCGGGGATTCTCGAGCAATCATGGGATCCAAGGACAGCAATGACTCCATGGTGGCAGTTCAGTTGACTGTTGATTTGAAGCCTGATTTGCCAA GGGAAGCAGAAAGAATTAAGCGATGCAAAGGTAGGGTATTTGCTTTACAAGATGAGCCAGAAGTGCCGAGGGTGTGGTTGCCTTTTGATGATGCACCAGGGTTAGCAATGGCTAGAGCATTTGGAGATTTCTGCTTGAAGGAGTATGGTGTGATTTCCATACCAGAATTTTCTCACCGGCAACTTACAGACAGAGATCAATTCATTGTAATTGCCTCAGATGGG GTCTGGGATGTTTTAAGCAATGAGGAGGTGGTTGAGATTGTATCTTCATCCCCAACGCGAGCATCAGCAGCTAGAACAGTGGTAAATTCCGCTGCTCGGGAGTGGAAACTTAAATATCCAACTTCAAGGATGGATGACTGTGCTGTTGTGTGCTTATTTCTGGATGGGAAAATGGACTCAGAATCAGATTATGATGAACAAGGCTTTTCTTCTGCAACCATCCAGAGCAACCATTCAGGCAACCCAATTGAGTCAGATGATGGACAAAAATCAGAGCCATGTTTGCAGAGGAACTTCACAGTGAGATCCTCGGAAGAAGATGAGACTAATGGAGCAGTACCTGTCGATGTTGAAGATGCAACATCATACGCTGATGATCAAAACTGGTCAGGTTTGGAGGGGGTAACTCGGGTAAACTCGCTTGTTCAACTTCCTAGATTTTCTGAGGAAAGGCCAAATTCATGA